ATAGCGCGAACGGTTGCCTCGCGGCGCGACCGCTCTCATACTGGTGCTGTGCGATCACTTCGCCCCTACGAGGCGGAGCTGCACGGGTCCCTCGATGCGGTCCTCCGCGAGGCGGGCGCGTACTTCGTGAAGCAAGGACGCCTGCACGAGACGCTGCATCGCCTCGCCTCCCGGCTGGACACCGAGGGCATCGCGTACGCCCTCCTCGGCGGCATGGCGCTCGGAGAGCACGGCTACGTCCGCATGACCGAGGACGTGGACGTCCTTCTCACCCCGGAGGGGCTCCGGACCTTCCAGGAGCGTCTGGTCGGGCGGGGCTACGTGGCGACGCACCCAGGGGCCACGCGCAGCTTCCGGGACTCCGATTCCGGGGTGCGGATCGAGATCCTGGTCGCCGGTGAGTTCCCCGGCGACGGGAAGCCCAAACCGGTCAAGTTTCCCGATCCGAGCACGGCCGCGACCCTCGTG
The window above is part of the Deltaproteobacteria bacterium genome. Proteins encoded here:
- a CDS encoding nucleotidyltransferase family protein; this translates as MRSLRPYEAELHGSLDAVLREAGAYFVKQGRLHETLHRLASRLDTEGIAYALLGGMALGEHGYVRMTEDVDVLLTPEGLRTFQERLVGRGYVATHPGATRSFRDSDSGVRIEILVAGEFPGDGKPKPVKFPDPSTAATLVEGLRVLTLPRLVELKLASGASAPHRLRDLADVQEIIKARHLGADFAAELDPSVRAAYLELERAVREASTRG